The Cloacibacillus sp. An23 genomic interval CAGCCGGCGACTCGTTATGAGATGGCGTCGATAGTGGCGCGCGCTCTCGTGACGGTGGACGCTGAAAAGGCCAGCAAGCAGGATATGGAACTCCTCAAGAAGCTCGTCATGGAATTCAAGGATGAGCTCGACGCCCTCGGCGTGAAGGTCGATTCGCTCGACAAGCGCGTCGCGGTGCTCGAGGACCGTCTCGGCGGATGGAAAGTGAACGGTCAGTTCTGGTTCGACGCCCGCTTCGCGAGCAACGATGACTCCGACCACAACTCTTACGGCTTCACCGGCAACGGCGCGAACGATGAAAATCAGTTCGGCTTTGCCTATGCCCGTATGATGGTCACGAAGTACATCGACGACAACACGTTCTTCTTCTTCCGCGCCCGCTTCAACGACGGCTCCGGCGACCTTGACAACTGGTTCATGGATCGTTTCTATGTCCGCACGAAGCTTCCGTGGGACATCACCTTCACCGTCGGACGTCAGTACAGCGACTGGGAAGGCGATGCTGAGCTCTATCGCGCTCTCGTCGGCGACAACGAAGGCGGCGTCTGGAAAGACCAGAAATACGATGGCTTCAACTTCCAGAAGAGCTTCGGTATGCTTGACGCCGAACTCCTTATCGGACGCAATGATAACATGATTTCCGATAAGTATTCTTACTATGATGGAACCTTCACCAACGGAGACCCTGATAGCGTTGCTAATGATAATGCCTTCATGGAGTACGGTCTGAGACTCCAGGCGAATTTCAGCGAGAACTTCTACCTCGGCCTCATGGGCCTCTACTTCGATGCTGATGAAGTAGACCTCAGCGATGCCGTTGAGCAGAACGGACAGCTCGGAAAATACATCGTCGGTGATGCGCTTGACCTCCAGCAGTACGGTGCGTACCTCAGCTACAGCTTCACCCCGTCAGTAGCTCTCCGCGGTTACTACTACTTCCAGGATCTCGACGACGGCTGGATCGGCGCCGCGACGGAAGACAGCCCGCAGACATGGAGCGTCCTCCTCGACCTCAAGCAGGATCTCCTCAAGTTCACCTCGCTGTGGGTGCAGTATATCGAGCAGGACAACACCTGGGTCGGACCGAGAGCTTCTACGCAGTACCCGGCGATATTCACGCCTGGCGAGGCCTACCCGATCACCGGCGACGGCACCAACAAGACCTTCATGGTCAACGCCTATCAGCAGTGGGGCGAGAGCAAGTGGAGCAGCTTCATCCAGTACATGACCACCGACTGGGATCAGAGCGGCTGGGATGACACTGATCAGTACACGATCGGTATCGGTTACCAGTACACCCCGCAGATCAAGTTCTGGCTCGCCTATAACTACATCGACTACGGTGATAAAGCGTTCCAGAATTCCGGTCAGAAGTATGACGGTGGCGAGAGCGTAATCCTCTTCCGTACCGCGATCGACTTCTAATTCAGCCTAGCTGATAACTTGAGAGAGACCCGAAAGGGTCTCTCTTTTTCTAGGCATACAAGCCGCCTATAGGCCGTTGAGCCTTTAATAATCGGCACCAGCTCTATCGAAGAACACGCAGCATCAAATTTAAGTCCAACTACTAAAAATAAAATTTAATACTTCTAATTTTTTAGGCACTAGACTAAAAAATAGAATAATCACCACTATCACGACATCCACCACAACAGGAGGATTCAACATTGACTAAGCACAGGATATCCTTATGGATAAAAATCCTAACAATAGCGGCGTTATTCACCGCGATATGCGCAACTGCCTACGCGGCGGCAATCGACAATATTCTCCTTCGCTGGCGTAAGACGATGACGTTTACGGAGAACACGAGTAATCTGACCGTCGCCATAACATACTATTCCGCTGAGCTCGTGGAAGCAGAGATACAGGCTGAGGCGGAGAAAAACCTCTGGACGCAGGACGAGCTTGAGCGTTATAAATACCGCTATCTGAATATGCTCAACCTAAGCGAAATGATTCCGATAAAGGTTGAATTTGTAAACAACGGCCCGACGATGCACCCTGGGCCTTTCGATAAGATGATAGAGATGAGAATCGGCAGTAAGACATACGAGCCTGTAGATTACGACAAGCGCCTAAATTTCCCATTCCAGGGAGAGAGGGACGGCCTTGTCTTCTTCAACAGGTTCGACCCCAAAACTGGTAAAAACCTGCTTGAGGGGCAGAATCGAGTAACTATCACGCTGAGTTCCGGCATAAGCACGCTAATGGCATCGCGCAACAGGACCCCTCGTTTCTTCTGGGACATAAAGAACGACGACCCG includes:
- a CDS encoding S-layer homology domain-containing protein, which codes for QPATRYEMASIVARALVTVDAEKASKQDMELLKKLVMEFKDELDALGVKVDSLDKRVAVLEDRLGGWKVNGQFWFDARFASNDDSDHNSYGFTGNGANDENQFGFAYARMMVTKYIDDNTFFFFRARFNDGSGDLDNWFMDRFYVRTKLPWDITFTVGRQYSDWEGDAELYRALVGDNEGGVWKDQKYDGFNFQKSFGMLDAELLIGRNDNMISDKYSYYDGTFTNGDPDSVANDNAFMEYGLRLQANFSENFYLGLMGLYFDADEVDLSDAVEQNGQLGKYIVGDALDLQQYGAYLSYSFTPSVALRGYYYFQDLDDGWIGAATEDSPQTWSVLLDLKQDLLKFTSLWVQYIEQDNTWVGPRASTQYPAIFTPGEAYPITGDGTNKTFMVNAYQQWGESKWSSFIQYMTTDWDQSGWDDTDQYTIGIGYQYTPQIKFWLAYNYIDYGDKAFQNSGQKYDGGESVILFRTAIDF